The genomic region TTGCATTGTAGTATAAAACATTTATCATTGGGCATAATTGCTGTGCACATTCAGCAAATTGCTCAGCAGTTTCAGGATCAATTGTCTTGAAACGGTAGCACCTCGTATCCGTCGTTTCACAGTACCACCTAACCCATCTATTGGTCCCTTTCCGTGGGCAGTAGCTGAAAAGTTCCAAGTAGCCTCCTCTGGCTGGAAAATTATCTAGGACAGAGAATACCTCTGTTTGAAATGTTGGGCTGTGCCATCAGATTGATAATGTGTATGTGAAAACAAAATGTTTGGATGCTTTGTCTTGAAATGATCAGCCAGCAAAGTATTGAAGTGGGCTACTGCAAACTTATCATGCTGCATTTAATCAGACACTAGAACATAGGATTCATGTTCTAATTGTTCAGtttctgaaacaaaatatatattagcAGTATACAAATTACAACTATGTGACACCCAATGAGCAGACTGTATCTCATCTTGGTATTGGAAGCAATTGTTTTCACTGAAGTCAATgtgaataattattgtattgggCACAATGTTTTCTTCAGGTTTTCAAAATAAGAAGATTGATTCGAGTTAATAAACACATGTTTAAGGAATTGTGGCAGCTTACTTCCCATTGCGTCCAGTATCTCTGTAACAGACCCtcatattatttttctgtatatgtGTCCTCATTCGTCCTTCATCCATTGTTTGTAGATTCTTTCATCATCTCTGATATCTTGTGAAAATACATTAAGAATGTAATGGTCAACCTTTCTAGCAGTGCCACAGACATAATGGACTTCATTTTGTTCTCATCGCATTACAATATTTCCTATAAAATCTGATATGCTCCTAGACATTTCCGGTAGTGATGTAAGTAGCAGTGTCATGATAATTACATAGGCATAAATGTTCAGGAGTGTCAGCCCTAAGTCAGATGTATTGTGGACGAAGTTCACCAAATCTTGTCAATCCAATTTTAAATTCTGGGTAATCGTTTTGAAACTGTTTGTAGGTTTCACTCACAGTAAGGAATAGGTACCGCTTTTGTACcttctcttcttcatcttctgAACGAATGATGACATAATCCTTAGTCCCAAGCATTTGATAGGACACGCTGTCACTGTTATAGAAAGCTGTAACAGCAGCTTTAACATCTTCTGTAATTACTCTCTTGCTGCATTGTGATCTGGCAGTCTTCGGTGTTGCAACAATTGCCGGAACAATATCCCTTGCTACTTTAGCTACAACTACGACACATTTTCTAGGTCTATGAGGAAGGCCACGTTTTGCCTTTGCCACGGCTTTTCCAAATGAACAAGGTAACTGATAGCTTTTTTGATGGAGATGCGACTGCGGAAGACAAAGCAGGAGTTTGcatcttctttttctctctatgTACTCTTTGCTCTATTCTACGTTTCTTCCTCTATTCGTCTTTCCCATCAAAAGTCATTGaactcttccttttctctcttctcTGTCTTTGCATACAGGTTTGCTTTCCTTTAAACTGTTCGTATTTCCCCTCTTTTTTCAGTCTTTCAATCTGTTTTCTCTTCCGTTCTGCTGCTGTTTGAGGCATTTTACCGCTGGCAAGGTTAGGTTAAGAATGGACtggtgtttgtattttatgccttATTTTCAAGTAAATGAAGTATCACACTTCcctacagaaagaaaagaaattaaaagtaacTGGAAGGAACTGTGAAATTCAGTGTGACTTACACGacaagttaataaaaaattattacattgaaGGCAAATTATCTAAAGTCAGGAATCATATATTTTATCACTTTGTTCTTACTAAAGTAAGAACATAATAATTTACAATCGATTAACTCGAAGCATTACGCCTAGAATCTGACAATTCACAAATTTTTGTGACTTACACGACAATCCCACCTTACTTAGCAATTAACTTTATTTCAGCATTCCTTGCCAAAACTTACCTTTTACTTCAGTGTGAATAAAAAGAGTTAGATTTCAAGTTATTATGGTAAATAATATCTGCTGTTAGCACTTAAAGACGTTCTACATGCTTTTATTCTGAGTATAATATTCAATACTGCAGTTTTATGACACTTTTCTCCAATCTGACAACATTGCTGCTAACTGTGTTCAAAATTTAGAACTATGTCGTATGTTTCTGGAAGCTTCAATGTCTAGACAACATTATTTTTTAGTGTTACCAGCTTAAAATAATACTTCAATATTTTCACTTTGGgtatatattttcatgaaattcacCGGTGAACAAAGGGAGGATTATGAGAAGAATGGGAAAACAAATAGAAcgtgggaatacaaggaaaatggaaagagaagaatataggtaaaataaagagaacaaacggaatacaaggagaacagaaaGATAACGACAAGACTAAGGCAAATGCATGGAGAACAAAATGTAGaaggaaaaatagaaagaaaacgagAAATGAAGACCGCAATTAACACACAGAGAATACAAGGGGAATAAGGGAAAtaggactggagaatgctgagttcgcagtgaaagaccttctcttgagcagaacactatgaataaatgaattaaatgtgAGCAagtgtaatacaataaaaaacaGGGCAATGCATGGACAACAAGGAGAAGATGGGGTTGGATTTTCATGTGGCTGATAATTTTCTATTTATCCCTCATACGTAGTGAGAAGAAAGACGAAGTTCTACTCCAAAATGTGGGAACCCCAGGAAAATTCCTGTTAACCTAACCTCCGTGCACAACGATCCTAACCTCATTGTTTGAAATGATGTCTCCGTTTAACTCAAGCCAACAATCTGTAACTGAATCACCACGGCGTCttggatttgtaatacatttacttttcaattattttgaaatgacatgATTACCGTACATGTTTGATGAATAGAACAGAAGATACTTATagtataacaaagaaaataatgaagtcaTGTCATGTCAACCACATTCGATTAGTAGTACAGTGCCATTCAGTAATCTTTGTACTGTTTACTATTATTGCAAATTTATAATATATCCTCTATTGGCATTTCTCTACTGGACTCATATCCAATGAAAAactattatatctaattctccgCAATAAGGAGATACATATTGCGTTGCGCTTCACATCTTTGTCGTGTCCCCTTTCAAGTGGGATGTGCAATGCACGCCTTCGTATCAACCAAGTTCTTTAAGTGATCATGTCTCTATCGATGAAGCCTGCGAAATAGGGCACATTAATGCCGCAAGGCAATGTGAGAAAGACATTTTGTGCAGTAAATTCAAACTATTTTTCAAAGTTAGCCTACACATTTTACTTCTTATAGATCAAGCCTGGGCGTTAATAGCTCAATTGAGGTAGGCTACTGCAGACCACCCCTTGACTCTCCACTCCACAGACACAGTTATATATCGGACTGTTACATGAACGTCTGAAGGCAAGCATTTCTGAGTGACGGATTGAATAATGTATGCATCATAGCGTTTGACTCTCGCTGGtcacctaaaatccaccactgatgcacattgTTTTACTATATGAAAGCAGTGTAGTGGAAAGAACATGGGCGGTGGTATctgcttttctttttccttcccctgGTGTAGGCAGTCACGCGTTCTTGCCATGTGTTCATTTTTAATAGACGACCAGGATATAACACTAATTGATAACCTGAGAacacaaattttcaaataatttctcaTTCTGGACAGACTGCAACAAACAGTAGTTCAGTGATGACTGAATTTCAAATGAAAGTTTTCTGTTTTCCGGCAGAACAGTACATAATTGCACTATTTTACGACTATACCTCAACAAATTCAACAGATAACTCGAAGAACTGCTTGCGATAATATACAAGCGATTGCAAAAAAATAATTCCATAATTATCAGGATAAGGAGAATCATAAGCAGTTGGACAGGAAACGTGCACAATGAGATAAGAGGTCACTATTGTCATTATTTCCAGGAATTTCACAGCgagatatgaagggttcagagccatagtggtccaagcgccattaatgaaaaacggagaaaacaaggtcTTAAATTGAGTGATTACCAtgatttaacgaaacatatagcgagtaatataaagtatgcactttcaaactaaatgatatgtcaatcttcattaaattatgctattcacttaactttaacccttgcttcctccgtttttattaaatggcgcttggccctctacagctctgaacccttcatatgtaatGGGAGGGAACGTTGATAAACTTTAGAATAAATTGTCCATGAAGCTACGTTAGCTACATTAGTTCGAGAACTAGCTGACAGCATTAAGCAAGTAAGTATACGTAGTATACAGTAAAGATAATAATGTTATCCAACTGAGAGTATGTAATTTATTCTCACATCAAACTAGATTGTATACAAGCGGTGCGCATATTCGAAAAGTGCGCTGCAAAGCTGTGCAACATGAAGTGTTGTTACCTATAATAGCGGTAAACCTCGGTTGGCCCCACAATGCGTCTAGAATAAACTTACATACATATGAAAATAACTGTTTCGGTATCGGTACTAAATTCCGAATTTTAAAGCGATTACGGACCGCATCTTAATTTATGGAGCGTATGGAAATTGGGTCCAAAATTAGGAATAGGTTGAGTTTCGTTGTCGGAAACTGAGAAGAGGAAGATCGGTTCTTTTGTGTCAACGTATTAATGAagtgttcgtggacaagttgctgcacaaaaccggttcttctctcgctcagtaagttgtaataaattctcaaaaagaaatatcacaatattactcgtatcacagaaTTACCAACCTTCACCCTATATTTTTCTCTTGGCCAGGTGTAATTTTGGTGCCCCATTCCTTTACTGTGTACCATGGCGTCGTTTCTACTTGTATTTGCGCTTTGTCTCGTCGTTCAATCGGCCGTGGCCGAAGACTGCAAGACTGGAAGATCTCTAATCGAAGACATCGATGTATACAAGGTAAGAAATTTTGTATCGTTTTAAAGTGAAAGCTCTCTCGGAAAACATTGTTGACACCCCTTTGAAGTGAAATTTCTGAATTcaataaatattgttaataatgaatattccaattttttctgCGTGCTTTTTATTACCAAGAAGTAAATGTCCGTATTAACCAGTGTAACACAGAGGAAGATGCCTGGCTGTTTCATACAGCACTCACCAGAGGCCCAATAAAGTGTTGATTCGGCTCCGTGGAGATTCATGTTTCATCAGTTGTTTTAGCAAATCAAAAGAAGGAACCATACCATTTTGATTACCATCACCGAAATTAATTAAGCGAATTTACGAGCATAGGATGCATGTAGAGGTGACGTAGATTGTCGGGAGAGAGTTCCTCTGTATAGGAAAATGTGTGGTTTGCCCAACCTAAACTAAATGCCACACTTTCTTCTTAGAAAAAGCAGAAGCAAAGTAGGTATAGGAATGAACTCTATAGCGTCTAACCCACCTCGCAGCTGTGGATCtactccacctcttagtttcgcTTTAGTGCCCAACACTTTCCGCTCCACCGATCTTTCATcattatgataacgcagaattgctgcatggaaatatcatatgtacttcgatacaccACTATAGTAGAATTATTTAGATTAAATCGATTTATAGATCTTTtatatgtatacagggtggaaatgaaaccCTTCACATTTTCAGAGGGAATAGatcatattgtatgtaacaaaaattgaaataacatgttggtggaaagttcatagttttctgagaaaaaaaaatgtttttttcccaaATACTAAACACCctgttattcggtaactattgcgagtaggatagtGACTTtcatccatatcgatagaaaatctaataaagaataatttatcactCTGGCATATTTCAAACGCGTCGACGGTTTTcgcgtaaatttaatttaaaaccactaatttcaagccactgaacgatgcgaacagattgcaacgtcgtagcgagagagggaggctcgcgtacagagacagacctgagttcgttcacCTCTTACAACTTTACTACTTGAAGAAAAGATTACTGTGCTAGCGGCGATGTTAACCGtggatttaattacaaaacgtaaaaTAGGTTTCCTAATTCTTTAATGTACCctatcgcccctttcaatctgcaggggtattttacttccaccctgtatatatagggCTTTTACGAGATGTATAGATGAATTCTTTCAATTAAAGCTTTACACGATTTTATTGTCATCCTTCAAACAGTTAAAATATGTTTCCTGTAGCTCACTCTTACTCAGATAaacgctttattattttttttaactctagACACAAGACCAAGGCTTCAGCTGCCTTTACGAGAAGTCATGATAATAATCCTCACCCATGAACATAAACTGAGGACGGTCTTGTCTAATTGAGATCTGTAATCTTTATATAGGTACAGGATTCTTGGAAGGTTGTCTACGTCAACAATAAAGATCTGATGACAAAATTCTCCTGCTGGGTAAGCGAAGCAAGCACCGCACCTAACGGAGAGCTTCAACTGCAGGTCAGCATCGTTGACAACAGGTAAGGCAAAACAAAGCCTGGCAGGGAATTTGAGGGCATCTATAATATGATTCCTTATACTTATAAAGTATAAAGAGAATTAGGATTGATAAGTAActtacaatttgctgtaagatttcattgcatgtaatgaaggaaagaaatgagCTATGTGATCAACATTCaatcttccaataataataataataataataataataataataataataataataataataataataataataataaaaataataataataataataataacaacaacaacaataataataataataatttattttttatttatttacttatatttaatgcgttgtacaacagccagtggccaattacagttcagcacaaagattatataataaaaacatcagcaatgatataaattacaataaaagtccaATGACGTAATTAAAATAagggcaattaaataaaatgataattataaattaaataatggagttatataaatgaagaatggaaacatataaatagtattacaaaggtatgcaagatgacgagaatattataacaCAACGACAATAATAACATTGGATAGACGGAATAAAGTGgatgaataaaatacataaaataatgacaattaaggtaatattatttgaaaatgaaaagatGGAATCatgtaaatgattaaataaacaactaaataatataaaaggtaacgagaataatattaaaattcatatttaaactagagaaataataataataataatagtaataataataataataataataaaaataataataatattaaaattgaatacaatattttagaatgacaataatacaaatattaaattaagtaaACTGATATTATAACGTTAATTAAcagatacaattaaataaaagaatCTTAAACAAAGAATTCTTGTCTAGTTGATGATATAATATTATCggtattacaataataatgaaaatgttgctatgtaaattgaataaaatttttagaagaataaataaatcataagtCATTGCAAGAACAAATTGAGCCTATACATTGAAAGGATCCAATTCGCCTTCATGTATCTTGgcgttttaatgcatctggagactggtgaaagaaatgttgaatttctattatagaaaagtttgtgagcTCTTGTATCATCGTCTgaatacgtaagataatattcttTAAGAAGAAGTCACAGGGTACACCTTTTAGAACCTTGCAAAGAATGGATAATCGAACTCATGACGTCTTGTAGGCTTCGAAAATTACAGTATTCGCATTTTCTCTCATAGCTATGTCCGGAATTAATGATAATGAGGAGAAATCTGAATGATCATAaggatataatttttctttgtatgtattCTATTTTAGCCGAATCAGTAGTTGTAATAGAGTTCAAAACTACAGATGCAaaatattcgagtttcgatcgcactgtTATAGGCTGTAGTAGATTCTTAAAAGAGAATCAgccgtggaaaaagaataagttattgaccgcaTTATTCCCAACGTTCTGATTGCatgattgtaaattaatgtaatcaACATGATTACGAAAATACAGTTTACTGTCAATGAATATTCCCAGATATTTTACACAATCAGTTCTGTTTATTACAAcaatatttagataataattaaatttcagtgaagaagttttcgTGGAAAAGGTTATCACATTAGATTTGGAGACGTTAATTTTCATATCATTAACTTCTGACCATTCTGCAACTGAGTTAATGTCACATAGAAGAGACTGacttatttgtaataagtttcCCATTTCATTCTAAGCGTGAAAATATATCTAACCAGACAATGTAGTGAACGGTAGAGGAGAGGGCCTATACCTAGATTACCGGATTTAAATTCTTCGAATTTTTGTGTATGGAGTTACGCAAAAAGCCaagtttacacaacagacatcaccacaGCTGAAGAATTGCAGTAGGCCTATcggattgtagatgccttccagcaaatgaagaatgacccAGGACTGCCATGGTCTTTGCAGAGAAAACTAGACAGATGCAGTCAAGTTCATGGTCAGaactttgaacatcttctgtaaaattcttcagttaacatgttgaTACCGTACCGCaccttgtttatccacaaactttactgttgctcaaacaaaaatttttcttttgtgtatgtttaatcatatttcaataccaaaattatgaattttactgtccCGTGACTGATAAATGAAATAAAGCTATCACtgattttgttggaattagtacttagtaTATTCAGCTGGCCTCCACCAGCACAAAATGACATTATCTCGTATATGGTTAATTTGCGGACTCATGTTTACTGGGACTATTTTGCtttccttcatttttatttttcatcccTAAACTTTTTACcgtcacttttgaaacactctgtataaaatgaGACAAATTCAACGGAACATCTAAATTGTCGTGTGAATAACAGATGATCGAGCGAAGTATAAatctacattttaatttattttgcaaattaagatttaaataaaacaaaataagagtTGTATGTGACCAAAGTTGTGAATGTTTTAATAGAATTAATTTAGACACTTCTAGATTGTACtgggaaatgttttttttttttataaaaatgatttttctttttcagtttcACGATGTTATCTTTCTTAAATTAACTAATTCTTTCAATGCATACATATGTCAAATcaataacgtaaataaaaaaaCAGCTATAAGTCAATATCCGACAACTGGTAACTTCTCATATCTTCGCACACACAATGTGGACTGATTTGGgtataggaatggactcgttATCATTGTTGTTACGGGATATGACAAACATTTCCATGATAACGTCAGTGTAATTTCTGTTGCACAAAATCTTTCCGTTTTTTCTATTAGTGTAGGACGaccatataattaattatacgtaAAAAGTTAGTAAACAAGAACAACGTGGAATATTTTACATGTTGTTCCTGCTGCAGTAACGGACAGAACAACACCTTCCATGGAACCTACGAGAAGGTGAACGGCCACTACGTGGATTACATTCTTTCTGACAATGGTGAGTGCTAATAAAGTTGCAGCCACATCGCTCCGGTTGATACTCGTACACTGACCTTCAAAGaaatctgacctacgattttatgatcgtgtaagcgaactttccaaccacggatcagtcagaaccaaagatatcaaatttaacgaactttgaaagagttccgctagttctcggtagatggcaccattattgaggcGGTTAAAAGTGTCAGAGAAAGTGATTATGTCGATTAATCATAATTAATTCTCGTAATTGACAATATTAGCGGTTTGCAGCTTACCCATTGTTGTTTTACAATAAGTAGAGTGGTatcaaaattgaattctataattcgGATAAATTTATGTGCTACTGACAATAGACTACTATTATCTTCACCAACTATTCacagaaataataactaaagtagtcacacttacaccaacaaattatcgaccactatcgattagtaggatcagatatctttgaacgtcagtgtacattcGTTAAGTGTTGTAGCAATGCACCTCAGCCTAGTTGGATATTGGCATATTGTCAAGATTCTCAGGTCGCCAAATCTATTGCACAGTTGTCAGCAGTTACTATTTTAGCTCTGTAAAGTTAACAACTTACATATTTAAATACTCGTACGTACATTATCAAAAAAACGAGCACTTTCCTTTCATGCTTTAAGAAGTAGAACTCAGTAAGAAAATAGGATGACATTAAAGTAACAAACTGGAAACAAATTTATTACAAAGTCGTTACTGCCACATATCACATAAATACTTCGACTTGCATTAACTTGTTACTTACCTCGAAGTGAAGGTCACTGATAACCAATACTGGTGTCTTTGAAGCAACCTGTTAGTCAAGTCGAAATATCTCTCGTGTGCTTAGAGATAGTTATGGCTAGCTAAATGGTGTGATACGTGCAACAGTATTTATGATTTCAAATGGAAATCCTGAGGCAAGCACGCCACTGACAACTGTAACTAGTCTGACGGGTACAAAATTGTGGGAAGATGTACAATCGTGAAAATGTTAACTAGTTCGCATTATTTTGAATTGctgaaattgaaatttattacaaaataatttacatCGCATCCTTTCAAATTAGGAAATAACAAGGAGAATATTAGTAGACCCTGTAGTTTTCACTTATGAGTGAATCAATAGCGTCAGTTCAGCCTTCTAAATCTAATTCAAGTAAATACGCTGTTTTCTTCCAaagatttaaaatgttttatgtatTATAAAACCAGGAAGCCTATAAAGAAGAATAGTGGTGCTATGAAGAGTATTGCTGCCATACTTCATGGGAGGAGTTCAACGGCAGGGACTTCACAGAGGAAAGTCTTTCATATAAAAGGAACAACAATTTATTATGCCAATTTGCGTTATATCTTATATTTAGTGGAGAATTGCCTTGACTTGAAGAAAAATTGCAACATCGTAATAAATTCAGTATCACTTCCCAACGCATGAAGAAAAATTGCAACATCGTAATAAATTCAGTATCACTTACCAACGCATGGAAACTCCCCCTCTTCGCAGCTGTGAGGGCGGTTATGTAGTCATTGTCAGTAGcaaatctttttttttcatacattttACGATGAGCTGTTGCCATGTCtaacaatattagtaataataataacaacagtccTAACACTTATCTTTCTTGAAATTTAATTGTTTGTCTTTAGTTGGTGTCAGGACCAACGTTTTCGACTAACTGAAAATCATCTTCAGGTctcaatttacaaaaaaaaaagaataggcctacctgcGGGCAAAAAAGAATTTAACTGGCAAAACTTAAATTTTTCAAgatagagaaaaattattttgacattttattggtatatattttcaattcttttttctttGGATCCCATAGTGTTTCTGTAGCAATGTAGATTATAGAGGAATGGAAAAACATTCAACATTGCTGAACTTTTAGAAATTGAACAAGATACTAACTTTCCATCTAAGAGTTCGTAACACTCCGTTATATTGTTGGTTACAAACTTTTAACAATTTATACAGTATCTTCTAGAAACTGCCTGACGAGTACTCTTTCTCCTGACGTCTATAAGCTCCACACATTCAGCAGATGGGCAAAGACGTCGCTGATTATTAATCCATCTGGTACAATTTTTCAAAGAAGAGCTTGCTGTGTTCCTTACTTAAATCCTTGCATGGATGGGGAATTTGCGTCATTCCATAAGAAACAAAATGTGTATTTAGATAGAAATCATTTACGGCTAAGCATTACTGTAATGTTGTCTTTTACTAACTTAATTTTCTATTGAAAATGGTAGTTGTCTCACCGTAACCTAAGATTCATATGTGGTTAACAAAGGCTTACAACCTTTATGCACCCACCTCTTCACTTGGTATTTTTCCTAGTCTATGTCTCTTTCCAGAGCTATATACTGTATGGATGTCCAGAATTCCTTTTGTGTCTCTTCTGATTCCCCTTCCACTTCGACATATTATTTTCgctttttactttatttctgtGGCCACAAAATGTTGGACTAACTTTACAGCATGCTAAGTCAGCCATTACTACTAAACGTTGCAACCTTTTTGTTTCCGCTCAgcaatataatttcatacataaacaGACAAATATCAGAGTAGCCAAAATTAACTCCATACATACATTTCTCATGGCTTCGAGAAACAAAAATGCAAGTTACAGCAGTTTTTCTCGCAGGTATTCAAATGTAACTGCTTAGTGAACACAGTAATTTAACTTATAAGGTTTACAAATCAGCATATATTTAAATTAGAGCTTAAAATTGCGTA from Periplaneta americana isolate PAMFEO1 chromosome 15, P.americana_PAMFEO1_priV1, whole genome shotgun sequence harbors:
- the LOC138715512 gene encoding allergen Bla g 4-like, whose protein sequence is MASFLLVFALCLVVQSAVAEDCKTGRSLIEDIDVYKVQDSWKVVYVNNKDLMTKFSCWVSEASTAPNGELQLQVSIVDNSNGQNNTFHGTYEKVNGHYVDYILSDNAGLSSLYEILAVDYHRFQIVTACPGAINGQPVVAITFLTWTPSEEALKAAKEALAKIGLDFEDFETFCPLSEIKE